The genomic interval AGCTGCTGGAGACGCTCGGCGCCTGGGGCTTCCCCGTCAACCGGCTCGCCCGCCTCTGCCCCGGCCTGGACGCGGTGCTGCAGTTCGTGGGCGAGTTCGAGAAGCTGCGCGGCACGCTCGACTACGAGGTCGACGGCACCGTGGTGAAGGTGAACCCGCTGCGGCTGCACGGCGAGCTGGGCGTGGTCGGGGGACGCGAGCCGCGCTGGGCCACCGCCTACAAGTTCGCGCCCGACCTGGCGGTCACCACGCTCCAGGCCATCCGCATCAACGTGGGCCGCACCGGGGCGCTGAACCCGTACGCCGTGCTGGAGCCGGTCGAGGTGGGCGGGGTGATCGTCAAGCTGGCCACGCTGCACAACGAGGAGGACATCCGCCGCAAGGACCTGCGCGAGGGCGAGCGGGTGCTGGTCAAGCGCGCCGGCGAGGTGATCCCCCAGGTGGTGGGTCCCCAGCTCGAGGAAGGGCAGGCGCGCGGCCCCGTCTTCACCATGCCCGACCGCTGCCCCGCGTGCGGCACGCCCGTGGAGCGCCCCGAGGGCGAGGTGATGACCTACTGCCCGAACTCGGCGTGCCCGGCGCGGATCTACTGGGGGCTGGTGCACTTCGCCTCGCGCGGGGCGATGGACATCCGCGGCCTGGGCGAGGAGCGCATCCGCCTTCTCCTGTCGAAGAAGCTGGTCGAAGACGTGGGCGACCTGTATCGTCTCGGGCTGGACGACCTGCTGGCGCTGGAGGGCTTCCAGGAGAAGTCCGCCCGGAACCTGCTGGACGGGATCGAGGAGTCGAAGGGGCGCGGCCTGGCGCGGGTGCTCTTCGGGCTGGGGGTGCGCCACGTGGGCGAGATCGCCGCGCAGACGCTGGCGCGCCACTTCGGCGGCATCGACCGGCTCATGGAGGCCTCGGTCGAGGAGATCGAGGCGGTGCACACCATCGGGCACACCATGGCGGGCGCGCTGCACGCCTGGCTGGCCGAGCCGCGCAATCGCGAGGTGGTGGAGAAGCTGCGCGCGGCCGGCGTCGACCTCACCGAGGAGCGCGCCGACCCGGTGGAGGGCCCGCTCACCGGCCTGGCCTTCGTGATCACCGGCACGCTCCCCACCCTGTCGCGCACCGAGGCCGAGGCCCTGGTGGTGAGCAACGGCGGGCGCGTGGCCGGGAGCGTGTCGAAGAAGATCGACTACCTGGTGGTGGGCGAGGACGCCGGGTCCAAGCTGGCCAGGGCGCGCGAGCTGGGCGTCCCCGAGCTGTCCGAGTCCGGCCTGCTGGAGCTGATCGAGTCCCGCGGCGCCGCGCCCGCCGGCGCCGGGGGCGAGCCCGAACCCGCATCCACCCCCCAGACGAACCTGCCGCTATGAACACGACCGCTCTCGACCTGAGGTTCGTGCAGGTCCCCGCCGGGCTGATCTCCTCGGTGCGCCGCGCGCTGGCCGGCGACCGCGAGCCGCTGGAGGCCGTGAACCTGCTGCGGCAGGTGGGCTACGACGTGGGGCAGGCGGTCTCCGCCGGCCTGGGCGACCACCTGGCGGCCGCGCACGGCGGCGCCGACCCGCTCTCGCTGGACCCCGAGCTCTTCTGGGTGGGGGTGAGCGACTACTTCGAGCGGCTGGGGTGGGGCCGGGTGGAGCACCGGCGGCTGCACCCGGGCGTGGGGGCGCTGGACCTGGTGGGCTGGCTGGAGGAGGGGAGCGACGGCGGCCCCGCCGGCTGCCACCTGTCGACGGGCTTCTTCACCGACCTGCTGGGCCGCGTGGCCGGCGAGGGCGTGGTGGTGATGGAGGTCCCCGCCGAGCCCGGCCGCTCGCGCCTCCTCTTCGGCACCGGCGAGACGCTGGGCGCCCTGTACGAGTCGCTCTCCACCGGCGCCTCCCTCGACGAGGCCGTCTCCCGCCTGGGCTGAACGGCGTCGCGTCCGCGACGAACGGCCCGCCCTCGCGGCGGGCCGTTTTTGCTTCTGGAACATGAGTTGACGCGCGCGGAAATCGCTCTAGATTTTGATACGTTCTAGAATTCAGAACAGATCCCGGAGCCATGACCAGGACGAGCAATCCTTCCGCACTCGCCTCCGCGCTCGCGTCCGCGGCGATGGTGCGGCTGCTGCTCTACTTCGCGCTGCACCCGGACGATGTCGTGCACGTGCGCGAGCTCGGCCGTCGGACGGGGCTGGCGATGGCCTCGCTGCAGAACGAGCTGGCGCGCCTCCAGCGCCTCGGGCTCATCGTGCGCGAACGGCAGGGCCACAGGGTTCTCTACCGTGCCGATCCGGCGAGCCCGCGCTGGGGGCCCTTCCGTGCCCTGATCCGGCAGCTCGCGCATCCGGCCGAGGTGCTCCGCGAAGCCTTCTCGGGCGTCGAGGGGGTGGATGCCGCGTTCGTCTTCGGCTCGCACGCGCGGGGAGACACGCGCTCGGACAGCGACGTGGACCTGTTCGTGGTGGGAGACGAGGCCGCGCAGCGGGAGGTGCGCGACCCGCTCTCCGAGGCCGAGTCGCTGCTGGGGCGGGACGTGGACGTGATCGCCTACACGCGCGAGCGGGTGTCGAGCCGGGTGGATTCGGGAAGCGCGTTCCTGCGGCGCGTGCTCCAGGAGCCGAAGCAGTGGGTGGCGGGGGACGCCCGGGCGCTCGACAGCCTGGGGGCGCGGCCGTGAACGCGCGCATCCAGGCGATGGTGGACAGCCGGGAATTGGAGCCGCTCCCGGCCGAGGACCGCGAAGTGGCCGCCCGCTGGCGAAAGGCCGCGCAGACGTACGCGGACTCGCGGAAGGACCTCAGCCCCGACTCCGTCCTCACCCTGCGCTACCAGGCGGGCCTCCAGGCCGCGACGGCGATCCTGCGCGCCGCGGGGTACCGCGTCCGCGCGTCGGCGACCGGGCATCACCGCCTCACGTTCGAGGCGCTGCGCGCCCTCGGCATTGGCGATCTGTCGCCGCTCGCGCGCGAGATGAACGACCTACGCCGGCGCCGGCACCACGCCGTCTACGAGTGGGACGACGAAGAGAGCGCG from Longimicrobium sp. carries:
- a CDS encoding nucleotidyltransferase domain-containing protein → MTRTSNPSALASALASAAMVRLLLYFALHPDDVVHVRELGRRTGLAMASLQNELARLQRLGLIVRERQGHRVLYRADPASPRWGPFRALIRQLAHPAEVLREAFSGVEGVDAAFVFGSHARGDTRSDSDVDLFVVGDEAAQREVRDPLSEAESLLGRDVDVIAYTRERVSSRVDSGSAFLRRVLQEPKQWVAGDARALDSLGARP
- the ligA gene encoding NAD-dependent DNA ligase LigA, which encodes MTQPAPPELAARAAELRERLERANHEYYVLDAPTLSDAEYDRLFRELREIEAAHPELRTPDSPTLRVGAEPASKLEKTEHLAPMLSLDNAFSPEELQAWETRNARIVDEVRTAGYVAEPKIDGLAITLTYRDGVFVKGATRGNGTIGEDVTRNLRTIRGIPLRLRGGPKPPPLMEVRGEVYLSLAGFEQLNQRRAAEGQATFANPRNAAAGSLRQLDPSITAGRPLRFFAYGVETGRELPFATQWELLETLGAWGFPVNRLARLCPGLDAVLQFVGEFEKLRGTLDYEVDGTVVKVNPLRLHGELGVVGGREPRWATAYKFAPDLAVTTLQAIRINVGRTGALNPYAVLEPVEVGGVIVKLATLHNEEDIRRKDLREGERVLVKRAGEVIPQVVGPQLEEGQARGPVFTMPDRCPACGTPVERPEGEVMTYCPNSACPARIYWGLVHFASRGAMDIRGLGEERIRLLLSKKLVEDVGDLYRLGLDDLLALEGFQEKSARNLLDGIEESKGRGLARVLFGLGVRHVGEIAAQTLARHFGGIDRLMEASVEEIEAVHTIGHTMAGALHAWLAEPRNREVVEKLRAAGVDLTEERADPVEGPLTGLAFVITGTLPTLSRTEAEALVVSNGGRVAGSVSKKIDYLVVGEDAGSKLARARELGVPELSESGLLELIESRGAAPAGAGGEPEPASTPQTNLPL